The segment GTCCGGAGACCTTCATGCTGGCGGTGGTGGTCTTGGGCAGCGTGAACACCACGCGGGTGAAGCCGGCGTGCGTGCCCACCCGGGGGACGGCGACGGCTGAAGTGCCCAGCAGGACGGTCAGGCCGGAAACGAGCAGGGGAAGACGCACCCGCGCAGTGTAGGACGTCTCTCCTCTGCGCCTATTGGGGAGGAGGCCGCAATCCGGCCAGGGTGACTACGGCGGCAGCGAGCTTTCAGGCAATCGATGGCTGACCCTGACGCTCTCCCCTGGGCACCTGGAGGGAGATCCTGGGGCTGGGTCCGCTGGCCCTGAAGGTGCCCGGTTCGGCCGCCCGCCACCTGGGGGCCGTCTCCGTAGCGCAGGCCGCCTTCCCAGGAGCGTTCTGATCACTCACTCCCCTGTCGGTGACGCCAAGCCTGCTGGTCTGGGACTGGGGGACCGAGCGCCTTGGGAGGTAGACCAGGGCCGGTATGCTGGCCCGCATGGTCCGCCTGAAGCTCCTTGTGATGGTGCCTCACCCTGACGATGAGACCTTCGGTTCTGGCGGCACTCTGCTGTCATTCTTGGCACGCGACGAACCTTGCGGCGTGGTCACCCTCACCCTGGGCGATGCGGGGAAAACCCTGGGCCTGTGCGACACGAGGCAGGAACTCGCTGAACTCCGCCGCGCGGAGCTAAAGGCCTGCCTCCAGGCCCTGGGCCTGCTGACGCATCCGGGCAGCGTCCATGAGCAGCAGCACTATCCAGATGGGCAGGTGGCGGCACACCTGCCTGAAGTCACCGATGTGGTGCGTGACGCCCTGAGGCGGTATCAGCCGGAGATTGTGCTGACCTTCCCACCTGATGGCCTGAACGGGCACCCGGATCACGTGGCGACGCATCAGGCGGTGAAAACAGCCTGGGAGGAGCGGCCTGCTGGCACCCGGCCCACGCTCTGGTACTACGCCCTGAACCGTGAGTGGTTGGACACCCCTTCACCCCTGCATCTGCCGCCGAACCGCGTTCACGATGTCTCGGCGTTCATCACACAGAAGCTGCGGGCCATGGGCTGTCACCGTTCACAGGGGCTGACCCTGGCAAACACCCTGCGCCGCTTCCCAGAACGGGTGACACACGAGCCCTTCCATGAGATCACGCGTTCTGATTAACGCTCAGAAGCTGGGGCCGTTGCCGCCCTTCCTGCCCACCCGATTGTGCCGCCGGAGTGAGTGCAGGCGACCGC is part of the Deinococcus sp. YIM 134068 genome and harbors:
- a CDS encoding PIG-L deacetylase family protein; protein product: MVRLKLLVMVPHPDDETFGSGGTLLSFLARDEPCGVVTLTLGDAGKTLGLCDTRQELAELRRAELKACLQALGLLTHPGSVHEQQHYPDGQVAAHLPEVTDVVRDALRRYQPEIVLTFPPDGLNGHPDHVATHQAVKTAWEERPAGTRPTLWYYALNREWLDTPSPLHLPPNRVHDVSAFITQKLRAMGCHRSQGLTLANTLRRFPERVTHEPFHEITRSD